One window of Daphnia carinata strain CSIRO-1 chromosome 7, CSIRO_AGI_Dcar_HiC_V3, whole genome shotgun sequence genomic DNA carries:
- the LOC130699267 gene encoding protein encore-like isoform X1 has translation MAQIEKTIDNRNDPVDSSVHSSRRVRPFRSHHLYDSLSEIRESSMATEDWAAMEDEEFLGEYMDTSSIEVDQIDNSHLPNAIYSNDETTTSPVNQKWSNHQADLVSSQSTSTEGECRQKKVNKMKLLVRSHALREAASPPPDSPSPHFNATNNGSSPDEQQHNQQASLVITVVESNDETSSNHQQEIAPNRLRPRVQVGSSQCSVDSTSSFVSFSLSRDSSTELTNGNDVYLTVGSHLYTDNTGVDLQHFIVETLHRNYKDRMTLLRIEQDMIALVRDAKRTCHRFPAMSSYHRMLVHRVAAYFGMEHNVDQSGNCVVVSKSRHTRLPEVAFKEYVRDDIVLPEEPNRKLNPKRETVSFEEPHSGSSNKFTRSPENRSKSLEERDVGMESRPKNRAFQPQVTLVPEGTCAEGSPPVAMGARRKENVSESVSTYVTPTTSRTNSEEIQTLRWPKRLTQGTLRTNRIPKVESFDSRDLLGSYGNTLRPTVAKSYSFGGYTATCASEANGAAIRADENVVSPSVHQQPILNHHSGHNYGSRFLSKQVRSSEDSNASSISISRSSPTSSGYKSQHSAAPSPTPVANSRMIPLRTQTTSCNSSMESQCAAGCQEWNQPGANAGNSSSGAVTAATETVSSNTSTSNTTLLWAVTSLDDVPAGSILINPQTGQPFYNSDGSAYRYNPHLPLPFQVEVNVADNPNSEITGEIQQPEPYESYDRPEVKTESGESTAMTSVPVYSSWPQHCYETPISPTLTASYINQPQAYFAPEFTSFHSTNGATAAPDPQPNGYFVAPTVTSSASFDDQMKGNCVAVPVAHGHGYVLYQACLGPSGDNGTIIDANDLYSAMKNLSLRPIGGVPPMSYTAALTDNLAQHVEMAPNGPFVTTVPIRSVPNGKMQATCNNLPPRSGSTPPTVVTSAPAASLASNPYLASIRVQSNGQIMHHQIQQPYNGTANVAVAPYHPSVVYPLMNSATHSQGNRQHYFPSSLVHHQFNNAHYVSSPWSLVTNASATNRGTPEREPVNVEMPSNRIVAAPHSPNRLSCLYGPSLPSPFLAGECGAIRQSSTVLHRQFSLPAPAPTATYTLRPRIQQQHMPVSSLQRPTSSSVQNQSGILAFNSSRHVRTRRQVFRPHTGFTTDPSSVMQSHSSSPVQQFPSPTS, from the exons ATGGCCCAAATCGAAA AGACTATCGACAACCGGAATGATCCTGTAGATTCATCGGTACATAGTTCCCGAAGAGTTCGTCCGTTTCGTAGCCATCACCTGTACGATAGT TTGAGCGAAATACGCGAGTCTTCAATGGCGACAGAAGACTGGGCTGCAATGGAGGACGAAGAGTTCCTGGGGGAGTACATGGACACCTCATCTATTGAAGTGGATCAGATAGACAATAGCCATTTGCCCAATGCCATTTATTCGAACGATGAGACGACAACAAGTCCAGTCAATCAAAAATGGTCCAATCATCAAGCCGACCTCGTTTCTAGCCAGAGCACCAGCACTGAAGGCGAATGTCGTCAAAAGAAAGTCAATAAAATGAAGTTGCTGGTACGGAGTCATGCCTTACGTGAAGCTGCATCCCCGCCTCCAGATTCGCCTTCACCTCACTTTAATGCTACAAACAATGGCTCATCTCCTGACGAACAGCAACATAATCAGCAGGCATCTCTGGTCATCACGGTCGTCGAGAGTAACGACGAGACTTCTTCAAATCACCAACAAGAAATTGCACCTAATCGACTTCGTCCTCGAGTCCAG GTGGGGAGTTCGCAGTGCAGCGTTGATAGCACGAGCtcgtttgtttcgttttcactATCACGTGATTCTAGCACGGAATTAACTAACGGGAACGATGTCTACCTTACCGTCGGTTCTCATTTGTACACGGACAATACGGGCGTTGACTTGCAGCACTTTATTGTTGAAACATTACACCGCAATTACAAAGATAGGATGACGCTATTACGTATCGAACAGGACATGATCGCACTCGTTCGCGATGCCAAGCGCACCTGTCACCGGTTCCCCGCCATGTCCTCCTATCACCGCATGCTCGTCCACCGGGTCGCCGCTTATTTCGGCATGGAACACAACGTCGACCAGTCTG GTAACTGCGTCGTAGTGAGCAAATCACGTCATACGCGGTTGCCGGAGGTTGCATTCAAAGAGTACGTGCGCGATGATATCGTTTTACCCGAGGAGCCCAACAGAAAACTGAATCCCAAAAGAGAAACGGTTTCGTTCGAAGAGCCGCACAGTGGTAGTAGCAACAAGTTTACCCGTTCACCGGAAAACAGAAGTAAGAGCCTAGAAGAACGTGATGTGGGCATGGAGAGTAGACCAAAGAACCGTGCCTTTCAACCTCAAGTGACGTTGGTCCCAGAAGGAACTTGTGCTGAAGGATCGCCACCGGTTGCAATGGGAGCTAGGAGGAAGGAAAATGTTTCGGAATCGGTATCCACATATGTCACTCCTACAACTTCACGCACAAATAGCGAAGAGATTCAAACACTTCGATGGCCCAAGCGGTTAACCCAGGGAACACTCCGCACCAACCGCATTCCTAAG GTGGAGTCATTTGATAGCCGCGATCTTCTCGGCAGTTACGGCAACACTTTACGTCCTACCGTCGCTAAATCTTACAGTTTTGGTGGATATACGGCAACCTGTGCATCAGAGGCTAACGGGGCAGCCATACGAGCAGACGAAAACGTGGTCAGTCCGTCTGTTCATCAACAACCCATTCTCAACCATCACAGCGGTCATAACTATGGCTCTCGGTTTTTATCGAAACAAGTACGTTCAAGCGAG gatTCAAATGCAAGTTCGATCAGTATTTCACGCTCCAGTCCTACAAGCTCCGGATACAAGTCCCAACATTCAGCAGCTCCTTCTCCTACTCCTGTCGCCAATAGCCGGATGATTCCGCTCCGAACACAGACGACATCATGTAACAGTAGTATGGAATCTCAATGTGCTGCTGGTTGCCAAGAATGGAATCAACCTGGTGCAAATGCAGGCAATTCCAGTTCAGGAGCTGTAACCGCTGCTACTGAAACCGTGTCTAGTAACACCTCCACTAGTAATACAACTCTGCTGTGGGCAGTGACCAGTTTGGATGATGTGCCAGCTGGTAGCATTCTCATCAATCCACAAACTGGACAGCCTTTTTATAATTCTGATGGCTCTGCATACAGATACAACCCACACTTGCCACTACCGTTccag GTTGAAGTGAATGTTGCTGATAATCCAAACAGTGAAATAACTGGAGAAATCCAACAGCCAGAGCCTTACGAATCTTATGATAGACCTGAAGTGAAAACAGAAAGCGGGGAGAGCACAGCAATGACATCTGTTCCTGTGTATTCGAGTTGGCCACAACACTGTTATGAGACTCCTATATCACCAACTTTGACTGCTTCGTATATTAACCAGCCACAGGCGTATTTTGCTCCAGAGTTTACCTCGTTTCACTCTACAAACGGAGCGACTGCAGCACCCGATCCTCAACCAAATGGCTACTTCGTTGCCCCTACAGTTACTTCTTCGGCTTCTTTCGATGACCAAATGAAAGGGAATTGTGTTGCTGTTCCAGTTGCCCATGGACATGGCTATGTACTCTATCAAGCCTGTTTAGGCCCTTCAGGTGACAATGGCACAATAATCGATGCCAACGACTTGTACTCGGCCATGAAGAATTTAAGTCTTAGACCAATCGGAGGAGTCCCACCGATGTCTTATACTGCGGCTTTAACCGATAATTTAGCCCAGCATGTTGAAATGGCTCCGAATGGGCCATTTGTGACCACAGTTCCTATTAGATCAGTTCCCAACGGGAAAATGCAAGCCACTTGTAACAACTTGCCACCTCGGTCTGGATCGACTCCCCCAACTGTTGTAACGAGCGCACCAGCGGCATCATTGGCATCCAATCCTTACCTAGCATCCATTCGAGTT CAAAGTAATGGTCAAATAATGCATCACCAAATACAGCAGCCTTATAACGGAACTGCAAATGTTGCGGTTGCCCCATACCATCCATCAGTGGTTTATCCATTGATGAATTCTGCCACGCATTCACAAGGCAACAGGCAACATTATTTTCCGTCCAGCCTAGTTCACCATCAGTTTAACAATGCGCAT TATGTATCATCGCCGTGGTCATTGGTGACAAACGCCTCGGCAACCAATCGTGGCACGCCTGAGAGAGAACCAGTTAACGTTGAAATGCCGTCCAATCGAATAGTGGCAGCCCCTCACTCGCCTAATCGGCTCTCGTGTTTATACGGACCTTCACTCCCGTCACCATTTCTTGCAG GAGAATGTGGAGCAATTCGACAGTCATCAACTGTACTCCATCGACAGTTTTCACTTCCAGCGCCAGCTCCAACGGCCACGTATACGTTAAGACCTCGCATACAGCAACAGCACATGCCTGTCTCAAGTTTGCAACGTCCTACATCATCTTCTGTTCAGAATCAGAGTGGCATCTTAGCGTTTAATTCCTCACGACATGTGAGAACAAGACGCCAAGTTTTCCGGCCTCATACCGGTTTCACGACCGATCCTTCCTCTGTTATGCAGAGTCATTCGTCCTCACCTGTTCAGCAGTTTCCTTCACCGACGAGCTAA
- the LOC130699267 gene encoding protein encore-like isoform X2, producing MAQIEKTIDNRNDPVDSSVHSSRRVRPFRSHHLYDSLSEIRESSMATEDWAAMEDEEFLGEYMDTSSIEVDQIDNSHLPNAIYSNDETTTSPVNQKWSNHQADLVSSQSTSTEGECRQKKVNKMKLLVRSHALREAASPPPDSPSPHFNATNNGSSPDEQQHNQQASLVITVVESNDETSSNHQQEIAPNRLRPRVQVGSSQCSVDSTSSFVSFSLSRDSSTELTNGNDVYLTVGSHLYTDNTGVDLQHFIVETLHRNYKDRMTLLRIEQDMIALVRDAKRTCHRFPAMSSYHRMLVHRVAAYFGMEHNVDQSGNCVVVSKSRHTRLPEVAFKEYVRDDIVLPEEPNRKLNPKRETVSFEEPHSGSSNKFTRSPENRSKSLEERDVGMESRPKNRAFQPQVTLVPEGTCAEGSPPVAMGARRKENVSESVSTYVTPTTSRTNSEEIQTLRWPKRLTQGTLRTNRIPKVESFDSRDLLGSYGNTLRPTVAKSYSFGGYTATCASEANGAAIRADENVVSPSVHQQPILNHHSGHNYGSRFLSKQDSNASSISISRSSPTSSGYKSQHSAAPSPTPVANSRMIPLRTQTTSCNSSMESQCAAGCQEWNQPGANAGNSSSGAVTAATETVSSNTSTSNTTLLWAVTSLDDVPAGSILINPQTGQPFYNSDGSAYRYNPHLPLPFQVEVNVADNPNSEITGEIQQPEPYESYDRPEVKTESGESTAMTSVPVYSSWPQHCYETPISPTLTASYINQPQAYFAPEFTSFHSTNGATAAPDPQPNGYFVAPTVTSSASFDDQMKGNCVAVPVAHGHGYVLYQACLGPSGDNGTIIDANDLYSAMKNLSLRPIGGVPPMSYTAALTDNLAQHVEMAPNGPFVTTVPIRSVPNGKMQATCNNLPPRSGSTPPTVVTSAPAASLASNPYLASIRVQSNGQIMHHQIQQPYNGTANVAVAPYHPSVVYPLMNSATHSQGNRQHYFPSSLVHHQFNNAHYVSSPWSLVTNASATNRGTPEREPVNVEMPSNRIVAAPHSPNRLSCLYGPSLPSPFLAGECGAIRQSSTVLHRQFSLPAPAPTATYTLRPRIQQQHMPVSSLQRPTSSSVQNQSGILAFNSSRHVRTRRQVFRPHTGFTTDPSSVMQSHSSSPVQQFPSPTS from the exons ATGGCCCAAATCGAAA AGACTATCGACAACCGGAATGATCCTGTAGATTCATCGGTACATAGTTCCCGAAGAGTTCGTCCGTTTCGTAGCCATCACCTGTACGATAGT TTGAGCGAAATACGCGAGTCTTCAATGGCGACAGAAGACTGGGCTGCAATGGAGGACGAAGAGTTCCTGGGGGAGTACATGGACACCTCATCTATTGAAGTGGATCAGATAGACAATAGCCATTTGCCCAATGCCATTTATTCGAACGATGAGACGACAACAAGTCCAGTCAATCAAAAATGGTCCAATCATCAAGCCGACCTCGTTTCTAGCCAGAGCACCAGCACTGAAGGCGAATGTCGTCAAAAGAAAGTCAATAAAATGAAGTTGCTGGTACGGAGTCATGCCTTACGTGAAGCTGCATCCCCGCCTCCAGATTCGCCTTCACCTCACTTTAATGCTACAAACAATGGCTCATCTCCTGACGAACAGCAACATAATCAGCAGGCATCTCTGGTCATCACGGTCGTCGAGAGTAACGACGAGACTTCTTCAAATCACCAACAAGAAATTGCACCTAATCGACTTCGTCCTCGAGTCCAG GTGGGGAGTTCGCAGTGCAGCGTTGATAGCACGAGCtcgtttgtttcgttttcactATCACGTGATTCTAGCACGGAATTAACTAACGGGAACGATGTCTACCTTACCGTCGGTTCTCATTTGTACACGGACAATACGGGCGTTGACTTGCAGCACTTTATTGTTGAAACATTACACCGCAATTACAAAGATAGGATGACGCTATTACGTATCGAACAGGACATGATCGCACTCGTTCGCGATGCCAAGCGCACCTGTCACCGGTTCCCCGCCATGTCCTCCTATCACCGCATGCTCGTCCACCGGGTCGCCGCTTATTTCGGCATGGAACACAACGTCGACCAGTCTG GTAACTGCGTCGTAGTGAGCAAATCACGTCATACGCGGTTGCCGGAGGTTGCATTCAAAGAGTACGTGCGCGATGATATCGTTTTACCCGAGGAGCCCAACAGAAAACTGAATCCCAAAAGAGAAACGGTTTCGTTCGAAGAGCCGCACAGTGGTAGTAGCAACAAGTTTACCCGTTCACCGGAAAACAGAAGTAAGAGCCTAGAAGAACGTGATGTGGGCATGGAGAGTAGACCAAAGAACCGTGCCTTTCAACCTCAAGTGACGTTGGTCCCAGAAGGAACTTGTGCTGAAGGATCGCCACCGGTTGCAATGGGAGCTAGGAGGAAGGAAAATGTTTCGGAATCGGTATCCACATATGTCACTCCTACAACTTCACGCACAAATAGCGAAGAGATTCAAACACTTCGATGGCCCAAGCGGTTAACCCAGGGAACACTCCGCACCAACCGCATTCCTAAG GTGGAGTCATTTGATAGCCGCGATCTTCTCGGCAGTTACGGCAACACTTTACGTCCTACCGTCGCTAAATCTTACAGTTTTGGTGGATATACGGCAACCTGTGCATCAGAGGCTAACGGGGCAGCCATACGAGCAGACGAAAACGTGGTCAGTCCGTCTGTTCATCAACAACCCATTCTCAACCATCACAGCGGTCATAACTATGGCTCTCGGTTTTTATCGAAACAA gatTCAAATGCAAGTTCGATCAGTATTTCACGCTCCAGTCCTACAAGCTCCGGATACAAGTCCCAACATTCAGCAGCTCCTTCTCCTACTCCTGTCGCCAATAGCCGGATGATTCCGCTCCGAACACAGACGACATCATGTAACAGTAGTATGGAATCTCAATGTGCTGCTGGTTGCCAAGAATGGAATCAACCTGGTGCAAATGCAGGCAATTCCAGTTCAGGAGCTGTAACCGCTGCTACTGAAACCGTGTCTAGTAACACCTCCACTAGTAATACAACTCTGCTGTGGGCAGTGACCAGTTTGGATGATGTGCCAGCTGGTAGCATTCTCATCAATCCACAAACTGGACAGCCTTTTTATAATTCTGATGGCTCTGCATACAGATACAACCCACACTTGCCACTACCGTTccag GTTGAAGTGAATGTTGCTGATAATCCAAACAGTGAAATAACTGGAGAAATCCAACAGCCAGAGCCTTACGAATCTTATGATAGACCTGAAGTGAAAACAGAAAGCGGGGAGAGCACAGCAATGACATCTGTTCCTGTGTATTCGAGTTGGCCACAACACTGTTATGAGACTCCTATATCACCAACTTTGACTGCTTCGTATATTAACCAGCCACAGGCGTATTTTGCTCCAGAGTTTACCTCGTTTCACTCTACAAACGGAGCGACTGCAGCACCCGATCCTCAACCAAATGGCTACTTCGTTGCCCCTACAGTTACTTCTTCGGCTTCTTTCGATGACCAAATGAAAGGGAATTGTGTTGCTGTTCCAGTTGCCCATGGACATGGCTATGTACTCTATCAAGCCTGTTTAGGCCCTTCAGGTGACAATGGCACAATAATCGATGCCAACGACTTGTACTCGGCCATGAAGAATTTAAGTCTTAGACCAATCGGAGGAGTCCCACCGATGTCTTATACTGCGGCTTTAACCGATAATTTAGCCCAGCATGTTGAAATGGCTCCGAATGGGCCATTTGTGACCACAGTTCCTATTAGATCAGTTCCCAACGGGAAAATGCAAGCCACTTGTAACAACTTGCCACCTCGGTCTGGATCGACTCCCCCAACTGTTGTAACGAGCGCACCAGCGGCATCATTGGCATCCAATCCTTACCTAGCATCCATTCGAGTT CAAAGTAATGGTCAAATAATGCATCACCAAATACAGCAGCCTTATAACGGAACTGCAAATGTTGCGGTTGCCCCATACCATCCATCAGTGGTTTATCCATTGATGAATTCTGCCACGCATTCACAAGGCAACAGGCAACATTATTTTCCGTCCAGCCTAGTTCACCATCAGTTTAACAATGCGCAT TATGTATCATCGCCGTGGTCATTGGTGACAAACGCCTCGGCAACCAATCGTGGCACGCCTGAGAGAGAACCAGTTAACGTTGAAATGCCGTCCAATCGAATAGTGGCAGCCCCTCACTCGCCTAATCGGCTCTCGTGTTTATACGGACCTTCACTCCCGTCACCATTTCTTGCAG GAGAATGTGGAGCAATTCGACAGTCATCAACTGTACTCCATCGACAGTTTTCACTTCCAGCGCCAGCTCCAACGGCCACGTATACGTTAAGACCTCGCATACAGCAACAGCACATGCCTGTCTCAAGTTTGCAACGTCCTACATCATCTTCTGTTCAGAATCAGAGTGGCATCTTAGCGTTTAATTCCTCACGACATGTGAGAACAAGACGCCAAGTTTTCCGGCCTCATACCGGTTTCACGACCGATCCTTCCTCTGTTATGCAGAGTCATTCGTCCTCACCTGTTCAGCAGTTTCCTTCACCGACGAGCTAA
- the LOC130699267 gene encoding protein encore-like isoform X3, protein MATEDWAAMEDEEFLGEYMDTSSIEVDQIDNSHLPNAIYSNDETTTSPVNQKWSNHQADLVSSQSTSTEGECRQKKVNKMKLLVRSHALREAASPPPDSPSPHFNATNNGSSPDEQQHNQQASLVITVVESNDETSSNHQQEIAPNRLRPRVQVGSSQCSVDSTSSFVSFSLSRDSSTELTNGNDVYLTVGSHLYTDNTGVDLQHFIVETLHRNYKDRMTLLRIEQDMIALVRDAKRTCHRFPAMSSYHRMLVHRVAAYFGMEHNVDQSGNCVVVSKSRHTRLPEVAFKEYVRDDIVLPEEPNRKLNPKRETVSFEEPHSGSSNKFTRSPENRSKSLEERDVGMESRPKNRAFQPQVTLVPEGTCAEGSPPVAMGARRKENVSESVSTYVTPTTSRTNSEEIQTLRWPKRLTQGTLRTNRIPKVESFDSRDLLGSYGNTLRPTVAKSYSFGGYTATCASEANGAAIRADENVVSPSVHQQPILNHHSGHNYGSRFLSKQVRSSEDSNASSISISRSSPTSSGYKSQHSAAPSPTPVANSRMIPLRTQTTSCNSSMESQCAAGCQEWNQPGANAGNSSSGAVTAATETVSSNTSTSNTTLLWAVTSLDDVPAGSILINPQTGQPFYNSDGSAYRYNPHLPLPFQVEVNVADNPNSEITGEIQQPEPYESYDRPEVKTESGESTAMTSVPVYSSWPQHCYETPISPTLTASYINQPQAYFAPEFTSFHSTNGATAAPDPQPNGYFVAPTVTSSASFDDQMKGNCVAVPVAHGHGYVLYQACLGPSGDNGTIIDANDLYSAMKNLSLRPIGGVPPMSYTAALTDNLAQHVEMAPNGPFVTTVPIRSVPNGKMQATCNNLPPRSGSTPPTVVTSAPAASLASNPYLASIRVQSNGQIMHHQIQQPYNGTANVAVAPYHPSVVYPLMNSATHSQGNRQHYFPSSLVHHQFNNAHYVSSPWSLVTNASATNRGTPEREPVNVEMPSNRIVAAPHSPNRLSCLYGPSLPSPFLAGECGAIRQSSTVLHRQFSLPAPAPTATYTLRPRIQQQHMPVSSLQRPTSSSVQNQSGILAFNSSRHVRTRRQVFRPHTGFTTDPSSVMQSHSSSPVQQFPSPTS, encoded by the exons ATGGCGACAGAAGACTGGGCTGCAATGGAGGACGAAGAGTTCCTGGGGGAGTACATGGACACCTCATCTATTGAAGTGGATCAGATAGACAATAGCCATTTGCCCAATGCCATTTATTCGAACGATGAGACGACAACAAGTCCAGTCAATCAAAAATGGTCCAATCATCAAGCCGACCTCGTTTCTAGCCAGAGCACCAGCACTGAAGGCGAATGTCGTCAAAAGAAAGTCAATAAAATGAAGTTGCTGGTACGGAGTCATGCCTTACGTGAAGCTGCATCCCCGCCTCCAGATTCGCCTTCACCTCACTTTAATGCTACAAACAATGGCTCATCTCCTGACGAACAGCAACATAATCAGCAGGCATCTCTGGTCATCACGGTCGTCGAGAGTAACGACGAGACTTCTTCAAATCACCAACAAGAAATTGCACCTAATCGACTTCGTCCTCGAGTCCAG GTGGGGAGTTCGCAGTGCAGCGTTGATAGCACGAGCtcgtttgtttcgttttcactATCACGTGATTCTAGCACGGAATTAACTAACGGGAACGATGTCTACCTTACCGTCGGTTCTCATTTGTACACGGACAATACGGGCGTTGACTTGCAGCACTTTATTGTTGAAACATTACACCGCAATTACAAAGATAGGATGACGCTATTACGTATCGAACAGGACATGATCGCACTCGTTCGCGATGCCAAGCGCACCTGTCACCGGTTCCCCGCCATGTCCTCCTATCACCGCATGCTCGTCCACCGGGTCGCCGCTTATTTCGGCATGGAACACAACGTCGACCAGTCTG GTAACTGCGTCGTAGTGAGCAAATCACGTCATACGCGGTTGCCGGAGGTTGCATTCAAAGAGTACGTGCGCGATGATATCGTTTTACCCGAGGAGCCCAACAGAAAACTGAATCCCAAAAGAGAAACGGTTTCGTTCGAAGAGCCGCACAGTGGTAGTAGCAACAAGTTTACCCGTTCACCGGAAAACAGAAGTAAGAGCCTAGAAGAACGTGATGTGGGCATGGAGAGTAGACCAAAGAACCGTGCCTTTCAACCTCAAGTGACGTTGGTCCCAGAAGGAACTTGTGCTGAAGGATCGCCACCGGTTGCAATGGGAGCTAGGAGGAAGGAAAATGTTTCGGAATCGGTATCCACATATGTCACTCCTACAACTTCACGCACAAATAGCGAAGAGATTCAAACACTTCGATGGCCCAAGCGGTTAACCCAGGGAACACTCCGCACCAACCGCATTCCTAAG GTGGAGTCATTTGATAGCCGCGATCTTCTCGGCAGTTACGGCAACACTTTACGTCCTACCGTCGCTAAATCTTACAGTTTTGGTGGATATACGGCAACCTGTGCATCAGAGGCTAACGGGGCAGCCATACGAGCAGACGAAAACGTGGTCAGTCCGTCTGTTCATCAACAACCCATTCTCAACCATCACAGCGGTCATAACTATGGCTCTCGGTTTTTATCGAAACAAGTACGTTCAAGCGAG gatTCAAATGCAAGTTCGATCAGTATTTCACGCTCCAGTCCTACAAGCTCCGGATACAAGTCCCAACATTCAGCAGCTCCTTCTCCTACTCCTGTCGCCAATAGCCGGATGATTCCGCTCCGAACACAGACGACATCATGTAACAGTAGTATGGAATCTCAATGTGCTGCTGGTTGCCAAGAATGGAATCAACCTGGTGCAAATGCAGGCAATTCCAGTTCAGGAGCTGTAACCGCTGCTACTGAAACCGTGTCTAGTAACACCTCCACTAGTAATACAACTCTGCTGTGGGCAGTGACCAGTTTGGATGATGTGCCAGCTGGTAGCATTCTCATCAATCCACAAACTGGACAGCCTTTTTATAATTCTGATGGCTCTGCATACAGATACAACCCACACTTGCCACTACCGTTccag GTTGAAGTGAATGTTGCTGATAATCCAAACAGTGAAATAACTGGAGAAATCCAACAGCCAGAGCCTTACGAATCTTATGATAGACCTGAAGTGAAAACAGAAAGCGGGGAGAGCACAGCAATGACATCTGTTCCTGTGTATTCGAGTTGGCCACAACACTGTTATGAGACTCCTATATCACCAACTTTGACTGCTTCGTATATTAACCAGCCACAGGCGTATTTTGCTCCAGAGTTTACCTCGTTTCACTCTACAAACGGAGCGACTGCAGCACCCGATCCTCAACCAAATGGCTACTTCGTTGCCCCTACAGTTACTTCTTCGGCTTCTTTCGATGACCAAATGAAAGGGAATTGTGTTGCTGTTCCAGTTGCCCATGGACATGGCTATGTACTCTATCAAGCCTGTTTAGGCCCTTCAGGTGACAATGGCACAATAATCGATGCCAACGACTTGTACTCGGCCATGAAGAATTTAAGTCTTAGACCAATCGGAGGAGTCCCACCGATGTCTTATACTGCGGCTTTAACCGATAATTTAGCCCAGCATGTTGAAATGGCTCCGAATGGGCCATTTGTGACCACAGTTCCTATTAGATCAGTTCCCAACGGGAAAATGCAAGCCACTTGTAACAACTTGCCACCTCGGTCTGGATCGACTCCCCCAACTGTTGTAACGAGCGCACCAGCGGCATCATTGGCATCCAATCCTTACCTAGCATCCATTCGAGTT CAAAGTAATGGTCAAATAATGCATCACCAAATACAGCAGCCTTATAACGGAACTGCAAATGTTGCGGTTGCCCCATACCATCCATCAGTGGTTTATCCATTGATGAATTCTGCCACGCATTCACAAGGCAACAGGCAACATTATTTTCCGTCCAGCCTAGTTCACCATCAGTTTAACAATGCGCAT TATGTATCATCGCCGTGGTCATTGGTGACAAACGCCTCGGCAACCAATCGTGGCACGCCTGAGAGAGAACCAGTTAACGTTGAAATGCCGTCCAATCGAATAGTGGCAGCCCCTCACTCGCCTAATCGGCTCTCGTGTTTATACGGACCTTCACTCCCGTCACCATTTCTTGCAG GAGAATGTGGAGCAATTCGACAGTCATCAACTGTACTCCATCGACAGTTTTCACTTCCAGCGCCAGCTCCAACGGCCACGTATACGTTAAGACCTCGCATACAGCAACAGCACATGCCTGTCTCAAGTTTGCAACGTCCTACATCATCTTCTGTTCAGAATCAGAGTGGCATCTTAGCGTTTAATTCCTCACGACATGTGAGAACAAGACGCCAAGTTTTCCGGCCTCATACCGGTTTCACGACCGATCCTTCCTCTGTTATGCAGAGTCATTCGTCCTCACCTGTTCAGCAGTTTCCTTCACCGACGAGCTAA